CCACCCCGAGCAGGGTGGAGCGTGACTACCTCTTTCTTAAGTCAAGACCGACACTAATTAATACTGGTATGCCGTCGGTACTTTCTTAGCCTTTTCCTGACCTTTCCAGTATTCGATACGTTCACGTACAAAGCTTAACCAGCCATCAATCTCTTTGGCCTTATAGCCCTTGGAGATCAGGTCTTTCTTATAATCGTCGATAACGGGCTCTGCAGCTTTTATCCATCTGGCAGCCTCGGCATCGGAGATGGGTATAATCTGGCCACCCTGTTTTGTAAAGTACTCCCTGCCTTCAATATCTATGTTGTTCCACTCAACTGCCCACCGTTCGGTAAACTCTTTGGAAAATTCGTTAATGACCTTTTTAACATCGGCAGGAAGACTATCCCATTTGTTCTTATTCATGAGCACATAGAAGCAATAGGCGCTTCCTACCTTCCATGATGCAGTAACGTATTTTTGCACTTCACCTGTTTTAAAGCCCTTCAACGTTTCGAGGGGAAGCAATGCACCCTCAATAACACCCCTTTTTAGCGAATCGTAAAGGTCTGGTGTCTCAATAGGAATTGGTGTAGCTCCAAGGGCTTTGACTATGTCCCCGAGCCTCCCTGTGCCTCTGAGTTTTAGCCCCTTAAGTTCTTCCAGTGTTTTGACAGGTTTATTAAGCGTCTGGATGACATTTATAGGAGACGTGCTAAGCATAAGTACATGATACGCATCAAAATCTTTCGGTTTGAATTTGTTATAAAAGTCATTGGCCACATGGCCGGCTATCCAGG
This DNA window, taken from Pseudomonadota bacterium, encodes the following:
- a CDS encoding TRAP transporter substrate-binding protein, whose protein sequence is MRRLVLLVFVVSLLFLTYSFTYAADVIKLKFANYFPPTHMNSVMMGKFCDELNKKLAGKVELTQYTGSTLLSAPKIAAGVSTGIADIGLSNLAYTRGRFPVMEIMELPLGFPSAWIAGHVANDFYNKFKPKDFDAYHVLMLSTSPINVIQTLNKPVKTLEELKGLKLRGTGRLGDIVKALGATPIPIETPDLYDSLKRGVIEGALLPLETLKGFKTGEVQKYVTASWKVGSAYCFYVLMNKNKWDSLPADVKKVINEFSKEFTERWAVEWNNIDIEGREYFTKQGGQIIPISDAEAARWIKAAEPVIDDYKKDLISKGYKAKEIDGWLSFVRERIEYWKGQEKAKKVPTAYQY